The Ischnura elegans chromosome 1, ioIscEleg1.1, whole genome shotgun sequence genome contains a region encoding:
- the LOC124155475 gene encoding glycine-rich cell wall structural protein-like: MSALDKSSFGNVMTLKNDEDQMDISCERILAVLLLVAAVAKLCDGGKHKKFVFYVPYHIKKHHHTHTIVHHIHHHHGHGGGHGGGHGGGHGGGHGGGHGGGHKEEHHKGHGGGHGYGGGHGGHGITVVHVHGGHAKGYGGSHHSAGGHGGGGHGGGGHGGGGHGGGHGGGHGGGHGGGHGGGHGGGHGGHGHMEHGHGHMEHGHGHMEHGHGHKEHGHEEHGHGGHDEHGHEDVGHGWVHTHSYTLGGQKIHKYAKQHHKNVDHEHEDEHGHYEVNEDHYRKK; this comes from the exons CTAGCTGTTCTCCTGCTCGTGGCAGCCGTCGCGAAACTGTGCGATGGAGGAAAACATAA AAAATTCGTATTCTACGTCCCATACCACATCAAGAAACACCACCACACCCACACGATCGTGCATCATATTCACCACCACCACGGGCACGGCGGCGGACACGGCGGCGGACACGGGGGAGGTCACGGAGGAGGTCACGGGGGAGGTCATGGGGGAGGTCACAAAGAAGAGCACCACAAAGGGCATGGAGGTGGTCATGGCTACGGTGGAGGTCACGGCGGCCATGGAATAACCGTGGTTCACGTGCACGGTGGTCACGCAAAGGGCTACGGAGGGAGCCATCACTCAGCGGGCGGTCACGGTGGAGGAGGTCACGGGGGAGGAGGTCACGGCGGCGGAGGTCATGGTGGAGGTCACGGAGGCGGTCATGGTGGAGGTCACGGAGGCGGTCATGGTGGAGGTCACGGTGGAGGTCACGGTGGCCATGGTCACATGGAGCACGGCCATGGTCACATGGAGCACGGCCATGGTCATATGGAGCACGGTCACGGCCATAAAGAGCATGGTCACGAAGAGCACGGCCACGGTGGTCACGACGAGCATGGCCACGAGGATGTGGGTCACGGCTGGGTGCACACCCACTCGTACACCTTGGGCGGGCAAAAAATTCACAAGTACGCCAAGCAACACCACAAGAACGTGGACCACGAACACGAAGACGAACACGGACACTACGAAGTGAACGAAGACCACTACAGAAAGAAATGA